The Halobaculum sp. MBLA0143 genome includes a region encoding these proteins:
- a CDS encoding gas vesicle protein GvpD basic region 2 domain-containing protein: MDIEITRRGEAAVPYGEFPLTPVLGIGVDGSGAVREITRTEIVQ; this comes from the coding sequence ATGGACATCGAGATCACACGGCGCGGCGAGGCGGCCGTTCCGTACGGGGAGTTCCCACTGACGCCGGTGCTCGGGATCGGCGTCGACGGGTCGGGTGCGGTCCGCGAGATCACACGCACGGAGATAGTCCAATGA
- a CDS encoding ATP-binding protein, whose amino-acid sequence MYYGPDSEDSVAFVFRAGADEPTVGASWFDGTVPPGSVADEVRALTATAHVDGRAARSVEWPTTPADHPEERTQVTLVGRPDERDEGVVVVGLTAASPAQTDYEARATAIEASMDGIAVLATDETYDYLNDAHAAVYGYDSRTPFYGETWEMCYEPAECERFREEVIPELYETGTWRGDATGLRRDGSTFPQELSLSLTPDERVVCVVRDVTERREREAKLRARAERLTEFSRLLAHDLRNPLAVARANAEFVEMEPENSEERLRALSNSLDRIDELISDALGYARAGDSVSQAELENLSLSRVASMAWDTVETGEASSSLESGGSFEAVESQLRQVLENLFRNAVEHADEPPTVWVGELPDEAGFYVEDSGPGIAPANRDRVFEVGYSTNDHGTGYGLPGVERIAVEHGWEIDVTDGRTGGARFEIRTDPPATDEA is encoded by the coding sequence ATGTACTACGGGCCCGACTCGGAGGACTCGGTGGCGTTCGTGTTTCGTGCAGGTGCCGACGAGCCGACGGTCGGGGCGTCGTGGTTCGACGGGACGGTGCCGCCGGGGTCGGTCGCCGACGAGGTGCGAGCGCTGACGGCGACGGCACACGTAGACGGGCGGGCGGCTCGCAGCGTGGAGTGGCCGACGACGCCGGCCGACCACCCCGAAGAACGGACACAGGTGACCCTCGTCGGCCGACCGGACGAGCGTGACGAGGGAGTCGTCGTCGTCGGCCTGACGGCCGCCAGCCCGGCACAGACGGACTACGAGGCACGGGCGACTGCGATCGAGGCGTCGATGGACGGGATCGCGGTGTTGGCGACCGACGAGACGTACGACTACCTCAACGACGCCCACGCCGCGGTGTACGGCTACGACTCTCGGACCCCGTTCTACGGGGAGACGTGGGAGATGTGCTACGAGCCAGCCGAGTGTGAACGGTTCCGCGAGGAGGTCATACCAGAGCTGTACGAGACGGGCACCTGGCGCGGGGACGCGACCGGGCTCCGCCGCGACGGGTCGACGTTCCCACAGGAGCTGTCGCTGAGTCTCACTCCGGACGAGCGCGTGGTGTGTGTCGTCCGGGACGTGACGGAGCGTCGGGAGCGAGAGGCGAAGCTCCGGGCTCGCGCCGAGCGTCTGACCGAGTTCTCCCGGCTCCTGGCACACGACCTCCGGAACCCGCTGGCGGTCGCGCGGGCGAACGCGGAGTTCGTGGAGATGGAGCCGGAGAACAGCGAGGAACGCCTCCGGGCGTTGTCCAACTCCCTAGACCGGATCGACGAGCTCATCTCCGACGCGCTGGGGTACGCCCGCGCCGGCGACAGCGTCTCACAGGCGGAGCTAGAGAACCTGTCGCTGTCGCGTGTCGCGTCGATGGCCTGGGACACCGTCGAGACCGGCGAGGCGTCGTCGTCGCTGGAGTCGGGTGGGTCGTTCGAGGCCGTCGAGTCACAGTTACGCCAGGTGTTGGAGAACCTGTTCCGCAACGCCGTCGAACACGCCGACGAGCCACCGACCGTCTGGGTCGGGGAGCTCCCGGACGAAGCGGGCTTCTACGTCGAGGACAGCGGCCCCGGGATCGCCCCCGCGAACCGGGACCGGGTGTTCGAGGTGGGCTACTCCACGAACGACCACGGGACGGGCTACGGCCTCCCCGGCGTCGAACGCATCGCCGTGGAACACGGCTGGGAGATAGACGTGACGGACGGGCGGACCGGCGGCGCCCGCTTCGAGATCCGGACCGATCCACCAGCGACGGACGAGGCCTGA
- a CDS encoding CBS domain-containing protein, with translation MSNPVSEYQTTPVLTVEPDEPLSEAVRAMDAKQIHSLVVVTDDCLAEGVFTSTDLLRAVADDTALEAATVGDYMTADVVTVAPDDDIHEVAAVMEDHDIGHVPVVSDSVEGIVTESDLRQFLAS, from the coding sequence GTGTCGAACCCAGTCTCGGAGTACCAGACCACTCCCGTGTTGACCGTCGAGCCCGACGAACCTCTCTCGGAGGCCGTCCGAGCGATGGACGCCAAACAGATCCACTCGTTGGTCGTCGTCACGGACGACTGTCTCGCAGAGGGGGTGTTCACCTCGACCGACCTCCTGCGGGCGGTCGCGGACGACACCGCCCTCGAGGCGGCCACCGTCGGCGACTACATGACCGCCGACGTGGTGACGGTCGCGCCCGACGACGACATCCACGAGGTCGCCGCCGTGATGGAGGACCACGACATCGGTCACGTTCCGGTCGTGAGTGACAGCGTCGAGGGGATCGTCACGGAGTCGGACCTCCGGCAGTTCCTGGCGAGCTAG
- a CDS encoding PadR family transcriptional regulator, with product MNRLLAELLAEIEGEDPVPVPEAETLLGSTDGTATDEQTLGGEGLHEVRDEVVLVCLDEILLLLIASREGACGKQLLGDVQRLFGTELSPGTVYPHLNDLAEEGAVEVNELTRRKMYTLAEPRAELAAVDRRVNRLLVFALLVKRLSVASADRAAPEAVGRE from the coding sequence ATGAACAGACTACTAGCAGAGCTCCTGGCGGAGATCGAGGGTGAAGACCCGGTCCCCGTCCCGGAGGCAGAGACACTGCTCGGGAGTACTGACGGCACAGCGACGGACGAACAGACCCTCGGCGGCGAGGGGCTCCACGAGGTGCGTGACGAGGTGGTGCTCGTCTGCCTCGACGAGATCCTGTTGTTGCTGATCGCCAGCCGGGAGGGTGCGTGTGGCAAACAGCTCCTGGGAGACGTGCAGCGGTTGTTCGGGACGGAGCTGAGCCCCGGCACCGTGTACCCGCACCTCAACGACCTCGCGGAGGAGGGCGCCGTCGAGGTGAACGAGCTCACGCGACGGAAGATGTACACGCTCGCGGAGCCACGAGCGGAGCTGGCGGCGGTGGACCGGCGGGTCAACAGACTCCTCGTGTTCGCGCTGCTGGTGAAGCGGCTGTCGGTGGCCAGCGCAGACCGAGCGGCTCCGGAGGCGGTCGGCCGTGAGTGA
- a CDS encoding SDR family NAD(P)-dependent oxidoreductase has translation MRVLVTGGSRGIGRATAERLGGDHDVAVGDRESADAAATVAETVSDAGATSVTVQADVRDPDAVDEMVAAAADGLGGLDAVVDSAGVVDPARTPETTDEQFRRVIETNLTGSFSVARAALEHVAPGGDVVFLSSVGGTAGTVDASYAASKAGLHGLTRALAREYGEEGVQVNAVAPGPAETDMNDEILTYLESVDFRGHENVDTHLPQYACEPGTVAHTVEYLLENDYIQGQVLPVDGGMQFR, from the coding sequence GTGCGAGTGTTAGTCACTGGCGGCAGTCGAGGGATCGGACGCGCGACGGCAGAGCGACTCGGCGGCGACCACGACGTGGCGGTCGGCGACCGGGAGTCCGCAGACGCGGCGGCGACCGTCGCCGAAACTGTCTCGGACGCGGGGGCGACGAGCGTCACCGTCCAGGCGGACGTGCGCGACCCGGACGCGGTCGACGAGATGGTCGCGGCCGCGGCAGACGGGCTCGGCGGGTTGGACGCCGTCGTCGACAGCGCCGGCGTCGTCGACCCGGCCCGGACGCCGGAGACGACCGACGAGCAGTTCCGGCGCGTGATCGAGACGAACCTGACGGGCTCGTTCTCCGTCGCGCGGGCGGCGCTCGAACACGTCGCCCCCGGCGGCGACGTCGTCTTCCTGTCGTCCGTCGGCGGCACCGCGGGGACGGTCGACGCGAGCTACGCCGCGAGCAAGGCCGGGCTCCACGGGCTCACCCGGGCGCTGGCCCGAGAGTACGGCGAGGAGGGCGTCCAGGTGAACGCGGTCGCTCCCGGCCCGGCGGAGACGGACATGAACGACGAGATCCTGACGTACCTGGAGTCGGTCGACTTCCGCGGTCACGAGAACGTCGACACCCACCTCCCGCAGTACGCCTGCGAGCCGGGAACGGTCGCCCACACCGTAGAGTACCTCCTGGAGAACGACTACATCCAGGGCCAGGTGCTCCCGGTCGACGGCGGGATGCAGTTCCGGTGA
- a CDS encoding Hsp70 family protein, translating to MTAIGIDLGTTNTVAAQQVGDLPKVVDFRGERTTRSAVAFTEGDDEVIVGNDVTGYLETDPEATFESVKRDVGTDATYQVPDDSYTMTEHTPETISALVLRKALDTAEESLGSRPEEAVVTVPADFPEPARRATERAAEYAGVDVLRLLPEPSAACAAYGLRERDDPIETVAVYDLGGGTFDVSVVEIVPEADLYEVQGTDGRQRLGGDDFDERLLDHVAEAFEAESGIDVREDHQERERVRQAVKSAKHTLSNASEAEVRVPFIRPETNLELTVDRETFEEVTGDLVDETVEVCGDLFDELDGIAVDDVDTVLLVGGASKMPHVEDAVSEFFGQEPSKEVNPDEAVAMGAAKQAEIIASRAGLDPDADGADGGGILGVAPDPLGIRVHDGSFSRIIENNETLPVRATRDGYSTVEDGQEKASIEVYQGDADRARDNELIESFVLDNIRDAPAGVPNIAVELELDESGVLRPRAWDESVGEESGIEDGVEITREEAATDEELRRVREDLPTVL from the coding sequence ATGACAGCCATCGGAATCGACCTGGGGACGACGAACACGGTGGCCGCACAGCAGGTCGGCGACCTGCCGAAGGTAGTGGACTTCCGCGGGGAGCGGACGACCCGCTCGGCGGTCGCGTTCACGGAGGGCGACGACGAGGTGATCGTCGGCAACGACGTGACGGGCTACCTGGAGACGGACCCGGAAGCGACGTTCGAGTCTGTCAAACGCGACGTGGGGACGGACGCGACCTACCAGGTGCCGGACGACAGCTACACGATGACGGAACACACCCCCGAGACGATCTCGGCGCTCGTGCTCCGGAAGGCCCTGGACACGGCCGAGGAGTCGCTGGGCTCGCGCCCGGAGGAGGCGGTGGTGACGGTCCCGGCGGACTTCCCGGAGCCGGCGCGGCGGGCGACGGAACGGGCTGCGGAGTACGCCGGCGTCGACGTGTTACGGCTCCTCCCCGAACCCTCGGCGGCGTGTGCGGCCTACGGGCTCCGGGAGCGCGACGACCCTATCGAGACCGTGGCCGTGTACGACCTCGGCGGCGGCACCTTCGACGTGAGCGTCGTCGAGATCGTGCCGGAGGCGGACCTGTACGAGGTGCAGGGGACGGACGGCCGCCAGCGGCTCGGCGGCGACGACTTCGACGAGCGACTGCTGGATCACGTCGCCGAGGCGTTCGAAGCCGAATCCGGAATCGACGTGCGCGAGGACCACCAGGAACGCGAACGGGTACGTCAAGCCGTCAAGTCCGCGAAACACACGCTGTCGAACGCCTCGGAGGCGGAAGTGCGGGTGCCGTTCATCCGGCCGGAGACGAACCTGGAGCTGACCGTCGACCGCGAGACGTTCGAGGAAGTGACGGGTGATCTGGTCGACGAGACGGTCGAGGTGTGTGGGGACCTGTTCGACGAGCTCGACGGGATCGCAGTCGACGACGTGGACACGGTGTTGTTGGTCGGCGGCGCTTCGAAGATGCCACACGTCGAGGACGCCGTCTCGGAGTTCTTCGGCCAGGAGCCCTCGAAGGAGGTGAACCCGGACGAGGCGGTGGCGATGGGCGCCGCCAAACAGGCGGAGATCATCGCCTCGCGAGCGGGACTGGACCCGGACGCGGACGGCGCCGACGGGGGCGGGATCTTAGGCGTCGCGCCGGATCCGTTGGGGATCCGCGTCCACGACGGCTCCTTCTCGCGGATCATCGAGAACAACGAGACGCTGCCGGTACGGGCGACCCGCGACGGCTACAGCACCGTCGAGGACGGCCAGGAGAAGGCCAGCATCGAGGTGTACCAGGGTGACGCCGACCGGGCGCGCGACAACGAGCTGATCGAGTCGTTCGTGTTGGACAACATCCGCGACGCGCCGGCGGGTGTCCCCAACATCGCCGTCGAACTCGAGCTCGACGAGAGCGGCGTGCTCCGACCGCGGGCCTGGGACGAGTCCGTCGGCGAGGAGTCCGGCATCGAGGACGGCGTCGAGATCACGCGAGAAGAGGCTGCGACCGACGAAGAACTCCGGCGTGTCCGTGAGGACCTGCCGACCGTCCTGTAG
- a CDS encoding PAS domain-containing protein produces MSRGETEADPEPGGLAGGERRRFERQARAMDASLTGIALLDDDGVYTYMNDAHAGIFDREPSELLGEAWRQLYDEDRVEEIESVVFPELEETGSWAGELVGRRADGTAVPQHVELTALEDGLICVNRDVTDRRQRRDRLVAIRDRVESLMLADDTETVVSELLAVVDEVVERSLAGFWRYDEATDRLCPVEISPATTELPVEIPTFERDEGLVWRAFEEAELQYHPDLAGAEGTYADETVLGSEVAVPAGDHGVLLVGSERVDDFDADERELLRIVTGHVDTGLQLLSREAELEQTRRRLSEERRQLREVIDYIPHLVFARDEAGEFVMANEAVAEVYDSSVSELEGSTDADFSPKPDEPAAFHADDSQVLESGEAIHRPRETVTDAHGDERVLDTWKVPFVPADDEKPAVLSVATDVTDHRETQTALRRQRRLAALERVGRLLLSADTEEAVYGTAAAATAEALDADTVTVYRFRASERRLVPVDTTGEAEPTPVTPGDDPLWRAFGGRETTTGGETEGGDGEVERATGETTEELDSGPVPVTATPLDEYGLLVVEGYDRVDGDVQFVETAARTVTAALRRTEQEDRLERLNEELRETNVRLRSNERVAVAFRRVQRRLREAMTPERVFDVLVEFAATVGDDAWASEWHSGPGRLEPTAVVHDGGPARTETGQTPGTAAARRDEPVTVDSTARDTTYADWSARLLTFGFQSTVAVPVAADGLVRGCLSVVAESTAAFDGELRTYLTEAARTAGARLADVTDGSGETTVVADLQWVDERPFVPVLPEEVSLTVTDLTPADDGGVVVEGTVTGPAGESLRATPGVADLTVFDGDGGGPFRAKLMPAGDRDPGRFLTVVRRHDAVVSRVEIDTTESTVTVRVDGDRLATLRSELSTVAADCRLVAKRPAGETGESSTALLSALTDRQREVLSTAFAGGYYDRPKGITGDGLADRLDVSRSTVHQHLRTAEQKLLARLFDPVD; encoded by the coding sequence ATGAGCAGAGGAGAGACCGAGGCGGATCCCGAGCCGGGTGGGCTGGCTGGCGGGGAGCGCCGGCGGTTCGAACGGCAGGCGCGGGCGATGGACGCGTCACTGACCGGGATCGCGTTGCTCGACGACGACGGCGTGTACACGTACATGAACGACGCCCACGCGGGCATCTTCGACAGAGAGCCGTCGGAGCTTCTGGGTGAGGCTTGGCGACAGCTGTACGACGAGGATCGGGTCGAGGAGATCGAGTCGGTGGTGTTTCCGGAGCTCGAAGAGACGGGATCGTGGGCGGGTGAGCTCGTCGGACGGCGTGCCGACGGGACGGCGGTGCCGCAACACGTCGAGCTGACGGCGTTGGAAGACGGGCTGATCTGTGTCAACCGGGACGTGACCGACCGGCGGCAACGGCGCGACCGACTGGTGGCCATCCGTGACCGTGTCGAGTCGTTGATGCTCGCCGACGACACAGAGACCGTGGTGTCGGAGCTGTTGGCCGTCGTCGACGAAGTCGTCGAGCGGAGCCTGGCCGGGTTCTGGCGTTACGACGAGGCGACCGACCGACTGTGTCCGGTCGAGATCTCGCCGGCGACGACTGAGCTCCCGGTCGAGATACCGACGTTCGAACGAGACGAGGGGCTCGTGTGGCGCGCGTTCGAGGAGGCGGAACTACAGTACCACCCCGACCTCGCGGGCGCCGAGGGGACGTACGCCGACGAGACGGTGTTGGGGTCGGAGGTGGCCGTCCCGGCGGGCGACCACGGCGTGTTGCTCGTCGGCTCCGAGCGAGTGGACGACTTCGACGCCGACGAACGGGAGCTGCTCCGTATCGTCACCGGTCACGTCGACACCGGGCTCCAGCTGCTGTCGCGGGAGGCGGAGCTGGAGCAGACTCGCCGACGGCTGTCGGAGGAACGCCGCCAGCTCCGGGAGGTGATCGACTACATCCCGCACCTGGTGTTCGCGAGAGACGAGGCTGGAGAGTTCGTGATGGCCAACGAGGCTGTCGCCGAGGTGTACGACAGCAGCGTCTCCGAGCTGGAGGGGTCGACCGACGCCGACTTCTCGCCGAAACCGGACGAACCGGCGGCGTTCCACGCCGACGACAGCCAGGTGTTGGAGTCCGGGGAGGCCATCCACCGGCCGAGAGAGACGGTGACGGACGCACACGGCGACGAACGGGTTCTCGACACCTGGAAGGTGCCGTTCGTCCCCGCCGACGACGAGAAGCCCGCAGTGTTGAGCGTCGCGACGGACGTGACCGACCACCGAGAGACGCAGACTGCACTGCGGCGACAACGCCGGCTGGCCGCGTTGGAACGGGTCGGTCGACTCCTGTTGTCTGCCGACACGGAGGAGGCGGTGTACGGCACGGCGGCGGCCGCGACCGCAGAGGCGTTGGACGCCGACACCGTCACGGTGTATCGGTTCCGGGCGTCCGAACGCCGACTCGTTCCCGTCGACACGACCGGCGAGGCGGAGCCGACGCCGGTCACCCCCGGCGACGATCCGCTGTGGCGAGCGTTCGGCGGGCGCGAGACGACGACCGGCGGCGAGACAGAGGGCGGCGACGGAGAAGTCGAGCGAGCGACGGGGGAGACGACCGAGGAACTCGACAGTGGGCCGGTACCCGTGACCGCGACGCCGTTGGACGAGTACGGACTGCTCGTCGTCGAGGGGTACGACCGTGTGGACGGGGACGTACAGTTCGTGGAGACGGCAGCACGGACGGTGACGGCTGCGCTCCGCCGAACGGAGCAGGAAGACCGGCTGGAACGGCTGAACGAAGAGCTCCGGGAGACCAACGTGCGGCTCCGGTCGAACGAACGAGTGGCCGTCGCGTTTCGGCGCGTCCAGCGTCGTCTCCGGGAGGCGATGACCCCGGAACGGGTGTTCGACGTCCTCGTTGAGTTCGCGGCGACCGTCGGCGACGACGCCTGGGCCTCGGAGTGGCACTCCGGTCCGGGGCGACTAGAGCCGACGGCCGTCGTTCACGACGGCGGCCCGGCACGGACGGAGACGGGTCAGACGCCCGGCACGGCGGCCGCACGCCGCGACGAGCCCGTCACGGTCGACAGTACCGCCCGAGACACCACTTACGCCGACTGGTCGGCCCGGCTCCTCACCTTCGGCTTCCAGTCGACAGTCGCCGTACCGGTGGCCGCAGACGGGCTCGTCCGCGGGTGTCTGTCCGTCGTGGCCGAGTCGACCGCGGCCTTCGACGGAGAGCTCCGGACGTACCTCACGGAGGCGGCCCGGACCGCTGGCGCTCGGCTGGCGGACGTGACCGACGGCAGCGGCGAGACGACTGTCGTCGCCGACCTCCAGTGGGTGGACGAACGACCGTTCGTCCCTGTGCTGCCGGAGGAGGTGTCGTTGACCGTCACCGACCTCACGCCCGCCGACGACGGCGGTGTCGTCGTCGAGGGGACGGTGACGGGACCGGCTGGCGAGTCTCTCCGGGCCACCCCCGGAGTCGCCGACCTGACCGTGTTCGACGGCGACGGCGGCGGGCCGTTCCGGGCGAAGCTGATGCCGGCGGGAGACCGCGACCCCGGCCGGTTCCTCACCGTCGTCCGCCGTCACGACGCCGTCGTCTCGCGGGTCGAGATCGACACGACGGAGTCGACCGTGACTGTCCGCGTCGACGGCGACCGGCTCGCGACACTTCGTAGTGAGCTGTCGACGGTCGCCGCCGACTGTCGGCTCGTCGCCAAGCGACCCGCGGGCGAGACAGGAGAGAGTTCGACCGCGCTGTTGTCGGCGTTGACCGACCGCCAGCGCGAGGTGTTGTCGACTGCCTTCGCGGGCGGGTACTACGACCGCCCGAAGGGGATCACCGGCGACGGCCTGGCCGACAGGCTCGACGTGAGTCGGTCGACCGTCCATCAACACCTCCGGACCGCAGAACAGAAGCTCCTCGCCCGGTTGTTCGATCCGGTCGACTGA
- the thiC gene encoding phosphomethylpyrimidine synthase ThiC yields MARTQRERAVDGEVTAAVERVAERENCEPEFVRSEVAAGRAVIPANHAHDSLDPMVIGSAFSTKVNANIGNSEETGGIESELEKLHAAVHYGADTVMDLSTGSNLDAVRTANVEHSPVPVGTVPVYEAVKRAGGATELSADLLVDVIRKHAEQGVDYQTIHAGVLAEHLPLTDGRKTGIVSRGGSILARWMEDHGEQNPLYTAYDRICEVLAEHDVTISLGDGLRPGCIADANDAAQNAELDTLGELTRRAWDHGVQVMVEGPGHVPMDEIETAVERQREVCDGAPFYVLGPLVTDVAPGYDHITSAIGATEAARAGAAMLCYVTPKEHLGLPNAEDVRDGLAAYRIAAHAADVAVGQPGARDWDDALSEARYEFDWNRQFDLALDPERARSFHDQTLPGDNYEDARFCSMCGAEFCSMRIDQDARDADGETTALEGATDLDASPAAETNQPPVGTHDTSRVPDEIEIDGVRFTPADHPETESTESTESADD; encoded by the coding sequence ATGGCGCGAACACAACGCGAGCGGGCGGTCGACGGCGAGGTGACGGCTGCCGTGGAGCGGGTCGCGGAGCGTGAGAACTGCGAGCCGGAGTTCGTCCGGTCGGAGGTAGCCGCGGGGCGAGCGGTGATCCCCGCGAACCACGCACACGACAGTCTCGACCCGATGGTGATCGGCAGCGCCTTCTCCACGAAGGTGAACGCCAACATCGGCAACAGCGAGGAGACGGGTGGGATCGAGTCGGAGTTGGAGAAGCTCCACGCCGCGGTCCACTACGGTGCGGACACGGTGATGGACCTCTCGACGGGCTCGAACCTGGACGCCGTCCGGACGGCCAACGTCGAGCACTCGCCCGTGCCGGTCGGCACCGTCCCGGTGTACGAGGCGGTCAAGCGCGCCGGCGGCGCGACGGAGCTGTCGGCGGACCTGCTCGTGGACGTGATCCGGAAACACGCCGAACAGGGCGTCGACTACCAGACCATCCACGCGGGCGTACTCGCCGAACACCTCCCGCTGACGGACGGTCGCAAGACCGGAATCGTCTCCCGCGGCGGGTCGATCCTCGCGCGGTGGATGGAGGACCACGGCGAGCAGAACCCACTGTATACGGCGTACGACCGGATCTGCGAGGTGTTGGCCGAACACGACGTGACGATCTCGCTGGGCGACGGGCTCCGGCCGGGCTGTATCGCGGACGCCAACGACGCCGCACAGAACGCCGAACTCGACACGCTGGGGGAGCTGACTCGGCGTGCCTGGGACCACGGCGTCCAGGTGATGGTGGAGGGACCGGGCCACGTCCCGATGGACGAGATCGAGACGGCCGTCGAACGCCAGCGCGAGGTGTGTGACGGGGCGCCGTTCTACGTCCTCGGGCCGCTCGTGACGGACGTCGCGCCGGGGTACGACCACATCACGAGCGCCATCGGTGCGACGGAGGCCGCTCGCGCCGGCGCGGCGATGTTGTGTTACGTCACGCCGAAGGAACACCTCGGCCTGCCGAACGCCGAGGACGTGCGCGACGGGCTCGCCGCCTACCGGATCGCCGCCCACGCCGCGGACGTGGCCGTCGGCCAGCCAGGTGCCCGCGACTGGGACGACGCGCTCTCGGAGGCACGCTACGAGTTCGACTGGAACAGACAGTTCGACCTGGCGCTGGACCCCGAGCGAGCGCGGTCGTTCCACGACCAGACGCTGCCGGGGGACAACTACGAGGACGCCCGCTTCTGTTCGATGTGCGGCGCGGAGTTCTGCTCGATGCGGATCGACCAGGACGCCCGCGACGCCGACGGGGAGACGACCGCGTTGGAGGGCGCGACCGATCTGGACGCCTCTCCCGCGGCAGAGACGAACCAGCCGCCCGTCGGCACCCACGACACGAGTCGGGTCCCCGACGAGATCGAGATCGACGGCGTCCGGTTCACCCCCGCCGACCACCCGGAGACGGAGTCCACGGAGTCGACGGAGTCGGCAGACGACTGA
- a CDS encoding carboxypeptidase regulatory-like domain-containing protein gives MTDPDPTAETAHECLGVPPDASHEEVKLAAAHAKSQFNPDHHPEPEKRAVRDRFHAVRAAEEALLSDGEFPPPRLRLDRETGDDADDGDNEADGPDDEADDTDDERPTLSVLPRSETVVVGEPVVVEVREATGDRLDHGEVVVGDAAASVAHGRATVTVTEPGSKTVVARADGRVARTTVTVVPETVALCLDCSATRVAVGDSLEVAVRRQSDGGLVRGATVHTDRGETHDATHGTVTLGPTRPGELRVTATDDASDRSYEPATTVVTVEPAGDALSVEAPATVRPDTSFGVIVRDTAGRPVEAARVAVRRGEESLVADTTDGAGRTRLSVPVPGSYTLRATASEPGVDPAERTLTVAPERTTLALSVVDRPTARKPVGRVVVRDEWGRPVAGATVTAAGEETATDDRGRAAIRLPPGEHVVTARKAGGFESGELRVTVDRERSS, from the coding sequence GTGACCGACCCCGATCCGACGGCAGAGACGGCCCACGAGTGTCTCGGCGTCCCGCCGGACGCCTCCCACGAGGAGGTGAAGCTGGCGGCCGCTCACGCCAAGTCACAGTTCAACCCCGACCACCACCCGGAGCCAGAGAAGCGTGCCGTCCGCGACCGCTTCCACGCCGTCCGGGCGGCCGAGGAGGCGTTGCTCTCGGACGGTGAGTTCCCGCCGCCGCGTCTGCGTCTCGACCGCGAGACGGGCGACGACGCGGACGACGGTGACAACGAGGCGGACGGGCCCGACGACGAAGCGGACGACACAGACGACGAACGACCGACGCTGTCGGTACTCCCACGCTCGGAGACGGTGGTCGTCGGCGAGCCGGTGGTGGTCGAGGTGCGGGAGGCCACCGGCGACAGGCTCGACCACGGGGAGGTGGTCGTCGGCGACGCCGCGGCGTCGGTGGCCCACGGCCGCGCGACGGTGACTGTGACGGAGCCGGGCTCGAAGACGGTCGTCGCCCGGGCGGACGGCCGGGTCGCGCGGACGACCGTCACGGTGGTGCCGGAGACGGTGGCGCTGTGTCTCGACTGCTCGGCGACACGGGTGGCGGTCGGCGACAGCCTCGAAGTCGCCGTTCGGCGACAGTCCGACGGCGGACTCGTCCGCGGGGCGACCGTCCACACGGACCGCGGAGAGACGCACGACGCGACTCACGGCACCGTGACCCTCGGGCCGACTCGCCCGGGTGAGCTCCGGGTCACCGCGACCGACGACGCCTCCGACCGGAGCTACGAGCCCGCGACGACGGTCGTCACGGTCGAGCCTGCCGGCGACGCGCTGTCGGTGGAGGCGCCAGCGACCGTCCGGCCGGACACGTCGTTCGGTGTGATCGTCCGCGACACGGCCGGACGCCCGGTCGAAGCGGCTCGGGTCGCCGTCCGCCGCGGCGAGGAGTCGTTGGTCGCCGACACGACGGACGGCGCGGGGCGGACGCGGCTGTCCGTCCCGGTGCCGGGGTCGTACACGCTGCGGGCGACGGCGTCGGAGCCGGGGGTCGACCCCGCCGAGCGTACGCTGACGGTCGCGCCCGAACGGACGACGCTGGCGTTGTCCGTCGTCGACCGGCCGACGGCGCGCAAGCCCGTCGGCCGGGTCGTCGTCAGAGACGAGTGGGGGCGCCCGGTGGCGGGCGCGACCGTGACCGCCGCCGGTGAGGAGACGGCGACGGACGACCGCGGTCGGGCGGCGATCCGGCTCCCGCCGGGCGAACACGTCGTCACGGCGCGGAAGGCCGGCGGGTTCGAGTCGGGGGAACTGCGGGTCACCGTCGACCGGGAGCGATCGTCGTGA